The DNA segment TAAAATTGCATGGGATGATGAAGATAGATTATCAAACAAAATAACTTTGGATTTAAAATATTCATCCATCGATTTATGATAATCCAGATGATCCTGCGTAAGATTTGTGAAAACAGCCACACTAAAATCTATTCCATGAACCCTGTTTTGGTGAAGCGCGTGCGAAGAAACTTCCATCACTGCATACTCACAATTACCTTTCACCATTTTATCCAACAAAGCATGAAGCTCCAGCGATTCCGGAGTTGTATGTGTGGCGGGAAATACTTCATCGCCAATTCGGTAATCGATAGTCCCTATGAGACCGGTTTTTTTTCCCGTTGCTTCCAGAATCGATTTTATCAAATGCGCTGAAGTGGTTTTACCGTTAGTTCCGGTTATTCCGATTATTTTTAATTTGGAAGAAGGGTTGTGATAATAATTCGAGGCGATCTGAGCAAGTGCGAGCCGGCTATTGGGTACAACCACCTTCATCACACCTTTGTGAAGAAAATAAGAATCGGGCAGGAGCGTGTCATTCTCTAAAACGATACAGATTGCACCGCGCTCCACTGCATCTTCGATAAATTTATGCCCATCCGATGTTGTTCCACGAATCGCGATGAATAAATCACCGTGCGTGATATTCCGTGAATCATATTGGATTCTATTTATTTCAATTTCCTGAGTCGGTGTCATATGTCCATATATCAGATGGAACATTTTGGTGACCGTTACATCGCTGATGATTTCAGAAAACTTCATCGTCGGTTTCCTGTCTGATCGTTCATACCGAGATCCAGATCGCTTTTCTGTTGACATATCAACGTGACTCGCATTCCGCGTTTTTTTTTGATTCCCGCTAACGGCGTTTGTGTTGAAACTGTTCCGGAACCGTTGACAACAGGAATTAAACCTTGTGTTTTTAAAGTTTCAATAGCTTTCCTTAAACTCAAACCGCGAACATCCGGGACCAGATCAGAAGCCTGTATGGTTTTCTTCTTTCCAATCTCAGAAGAAACAGATCCGCTATCTGCCGAGGCAACTACCGAATTCAATCGGCTCGTCACATCTGTAGTTGCAATTACTTGTTCCGCTATTCCGCGAAAAACCGGCGCGCTCACTAATCCACCATAATAACTTTCGCCCTTTGGTTTATCCATCATTACCAGACAAACAATTTGCGGATCTTCAATAGGGAAGAAACCCACGAACGATGCGATATATTCTCCGGTCGTATATTTGCCGTCAATCATTTTTTTCGAGGTGCCTGTTTTCCCTGCTATGCGTACACCATTAACTTTTGCCGATGTTGCGGTTCCACGATCCACAACGCCTTCTAAAAATTTAGTCAATTCTTGACATGTTGAATGAGAAATCACGTTCCGTATCTTTTGAGGTTTTGATTCTCGCACAAGTACGCCGTTTGCATCAACTTCCTTTTTGAAGAGCAAAGGTTTCATCAAAACACCATCGTTAGCGACGGCAGCGTACGCACATACAATCTGAAGCGGTGTAACACCAACTTCATACCCGAACGCCATCGTATTTAATGATGTTGCAGACCAGTTGATCGGTTTTTTCAAAACACCATTTAATTCTCCGGGATATTCAATATTGGTTGCAATACCAAATCCGTAATCACGCGCCATTTTGTAAAATCTCTCGGCACCAATAATATCGCTTATCTTTGCCATAACTATATTGCTCGACATTTCAATTGCTTCTTGAAATGTCAGAATTTCAGCTTTATGCGCATCGATTATTTCACGTGGTTTTTTATTCGCCGATATGTAAACTTTATATAAT comes from the Ignavibacteriales bacterium genome and includes:
- a CDS encoding transpeptidase family protein, which encodes MTIEQQQKLPAYDIGDFHEKKSRLRFVRILLFVFFGVIAMRLLQVQIIESPKYKEIAQKQYQAKFVLPASRGILYDRKGNVLASNSQLVSFAADPKIAAEDADDISKKFSKVFGKPKSHYLQELKSDTRFVWLERMVDVKYLKEIDVKKMIGVIARYETKRIYYNDYLAGQLIGVANIDNSGISGIEQQYDNELRGADGYVVFQRDGLRRARPSVDYPRVEPRDGNNIYLTIDIQLQAIAEKELKKGVEKSKVDRGLVIMMQPQTGEILAIAQYPKVDPNNFGKYEMEDRRLRAFTDMFEPGSVFKIVTASAAIEHNLVKPESKFNAEKGLYKVYISANKKPREIIDAHKAEILTFQEAIEMSSNIVMAKISDIIGAERFYKMARDYGFGIATNIEYPGELNGVLKKPINWSATSLNTMAFGYEVGVTPLQIVCAYAAVANDGVLMKPLLFKKEVDANGVLVRESKPQKIRNVISHSTCQELTKFLEGVVDRGTATSAKVNGVRIAGKTGTSKKMIDGKYTTGEYIASFVGFFPIEDPQIVCLVMMDKPKGESYYGGLVSAPVFRGIAEQVIATTDVTSRLNSVVASADSGSVSSEIGKKKTIQASDLVPDVRGLSLRKAIETLKTQGLIPVVNGSGTVSTQTPLAGIKKKRGMRVTLICQQKSDLDLGMNDQTGNRR